The sequence below is a genomic window from Acetivibrio clariflavus DSM 19732.
CCGGCTTTCAATTGTTTTTTTAACAAGGAGATTATTTCTGATGCTGTCATTAAATCAGTGCACCTTTTCTTAACTTCCTCCAATTCCTCTCTTAATAACTGAACCTTTTCTTCCAACTGCCTATTCATTCTTACAAACAAATCCTCGGATATTTTTTGCTCTAACCTGTCTAAATACAGCATTTCCTGCTGCCTCAGTTTTTGACTGATCTGTTTTTCCAGCCTCTCACATTCAGTTCTGCCATCATCGGAAAATAAACTTTCCAGTCTTTGTATCAGCCTTGAATCCAGTTCCAAACTGTCAATCAGCTTTATAATATCTTCTATTACAATATCGACAAGCAGCTCCTCTCTTATATGATGGCTGCTGCAATCAATTCTTCCGTTTTTCCCGTAGCTGCTGCAAATATACGCCATAGGCCTGTTTTTTCTAGCTCTTGCAAACATTACTTTGCCGCATCTGCCGCAATATACAATACCCCTGAATAAGTGTATAACGCCTTTATGGGGTCCCGTACCTGCCAGCTTTTCCTTCATCATTTTTTGTACCCTATAAAATTCTTCCTTTTCTATTATGGCCTCGTGGGTATTTTCGGTTATAACCCACCTGTCCTCAGGAAGTCGCCGGGTTTTTTTGCTTTTAAAACTTATCCTCTCACTTATTCCCTGCACCGTATCCCCTATATATACTCTATTAGACAAAATACGTCTTACGGTGACGGGATTCCAGGTACCCTTTGAAGGCGAAGGACATCCTTTTTGATTTAAATAAGACGCTATGCGGCTATAGCCCCATCCTTCCTGATACAAAGCATAAATTTCTTTTACCACCTTTGCCTCATCATCGTTTACAACCAGTTTGTTTTTTTCATTAGGGGATTTTAAATAACCAAAGGGTGAATTTCCTATGTATTCACCCTTTTGTATTTTGAATCTTAAATTTGCCCGAATTTTTCTGGATATATCCTTGATATATCTTTCATTATACCAAGTGTCAATTCCAACGGTGTCATTATCCTTCAGGCTGTCGTATCTCCCGTCATAAGTAATTACCCTTACACCGTTTTCCTCCAGGTAGTCTAAAAACAGAAGAGTTTTTGCATTATTTCTTCCAAGCCTCGACAA
It includes:
- a CDS encoding recombinase family protein gives rise to the protein MCGSKHGDVYKVAIYVRESRDDNEQNYETIETQRGLLEEFVKSRNLGSIVRIYVDDNVSGAGFERKGIEELKNDISRGIVNLLVIKDLSRLGRNNAKTLLFLDYLEENGVRVITYDGRYDSLKDNDTVGIDTWYNERYIKDISRKIRANLRFKIQKGEYIGNSPFGYLKSPNEKNKLVVNDDEAKVVKEIYALYQEGWGYSRIASYLNQKGCPSPSKGTWNPVTVRRILSNRVYIGDTVQGISERISFKSKKTRRLPEDRWVITENTHEAIIEKEEFYRVQKMMKEKLAGTGPHKGVIHLFRGIVYCGRCGKVMFARARKNRPMAYICSSYGKNGRIDCSSHHIREELLVDIVIEDIIKLIDSLELDSRLIQRLESLFSDDGRTECERLEKQISQKLRQQEMLYLDRLEQKISEDLFVRMNRQLEEKVQLLREELEEVKKRCTDLMTASEIISLLKKQLKAGSITNDIIKTAVDKVVVFEAGDEYPVEIWGDLIAVEDRNRLSEFGGIVIEYKY